The Bubalus kerabau isolate K-KA32 ecotype Philippines breed swamp buffalo unplaced genomic scaffold, PCC_UOA_SB_1v2 scaffold_50, whole genome shotgun sequence DNA window cagtccaggttcgatgcacgatactggatgcttggggctagtgcactgggacgacccagagggatggtatggggagggaggagggaggagggttcaggatggggaacacatgtatacctgtggtggattcattttgatatttggcaaaactaatacaattatgtaaagtttaaaaataaaatttaaaaaaaaaaagtcttctgcaTTTAGCATTACCTTCCTCTTAATCCTGTGCTAGAAAGGGGCATTATTGAGATCAgctaacaaaatggaaaagtaaatggtTGATTAAAGTATTACACGTATGGTAATTTACCAAAGGTCATAGCTGTGTGACGGTTATATGAAAGACTATCCTTATTCTTAGGACATACCTAATTATTTAAGGAGAAAGGGCATGGTGTACGTATGACCCTCAAAAATagttagatacacacacacacacatatatatttatatttatatatatatatatatatatatatagagagagagagagagaggagacaaaTAAATGGATCAAACAAATGGAACAAAAGGTTCATAAATAGGTGAATTTAGGTAAATGGCATATGGTGTGTTCTTTGcactatttttttaacttttctgtaagttacaattattccaaataaaaacatcacagggggaaaaaacaaaacaaaacaaaaaacagtggaaacaatccaaaccACAATGTAATGACACTCATCTTTTCACGGGAAAATATGTGTTCCCACACAGTGCTTGCTAAATTactcccctctctctttctcctcttttttgttCTCCCTCCTACCCACCCCATCTCTCTATCTCTTCTGTATATCTCCCATCAGTTTCATTTTGCTAAGTTGAGAACTTGGAATTTAATTTTTGATCTTAAAAATACTTACACATGCACTGTTTTTGATGTCCTCAGTGAAGATTTGGAGGGGAATGCTTTCTGATTGATCCTTCTCTTTGGCTAGATTGACGTACCTAATAAAATTCAGTAATAACCCAGGATAGGGTAGACAAATTAGCTTTAGCTATTAGCTTattttcaaatcaatcaatgttgcTAATCTTTTAAatactgttattattttctttaaaaaatttatttattgaattcgtttggctgcaccgggtctcccTTGTGGTACACAGGATCTTTACTggtggcatgcagactcttagttgtggcatgtgggatctgtctagttccctgagcaggtactgaacccaggcgcctgcactggaccaccagggaagccccttatttgttattattcttcttttaatatctattttttttatttcgccttattttaatttctaaattttcggctgtgctgggtctgtgttgctgtgGAGGCCCATCTCTGGCTGTGGCCAGTGGGGGCCATGCTCTAGCTGCAGTTCACGAGCTTCtccttgcaggggcttctcttgttgtgagcacgtgggcttcagtagctgcagttcggttcctgggctctggagcgtAGGCTCAGttaattgtggtgcacaggcttagctgctccgcggcatgggggatcttcctctatcagggctcaaacctgtatctcctgcattggcaggcagattctttaccactgagccgtcagggaagcccttgttattATTCTTAAAAGCATGGAGAGATAAACTGAGTAAAATCAAATTAGGGATTGGAAGAagatatgcaaaaatattttcaggaaaataagATATGACCCAGAAAGTAACAGGTCGCCTTTGTTATGTGCGATTTGGGCAGCAGATCCAATCCTCAAAGTTTTCCTGCCTAGATTGGCGGGCGCAGGGCCTTCCTGGGTTCAAGGACAGGACGTGGCATTTGCTTTGGGAATCTTTCATTAGAGTAAGTAATCTACACTTATGGAAATTTTACATATGTTGTGAGAATAATGTTAGTTCCAACCATTaggatggagagaaaggaaagatgacaGTGACACACAGAACTTCCTTAAAGCTAAGCAGAGCATACGTGTAAATGAGAGAACATTCTTTGCAGCAGCAGTCAGGATAAACCTAAACAAGAAGTTACTTGAGGGGAGTCTAACAATTCCTACCAGGGAGAAGGACACAGTTTGGGGGCACTGCCTTGAAGAGATTTGCATTCTTCTAtcatggattaaagatttaacatACGTATACTGTTGTCAAAATACCTTTGAAGGAAGGActgccatttttccttttgttcaggAAAACTGCAATcttaaaaaatgggagaaaaattacataaaatacttACACtaacatattgctgctgctgctgcgtcgcttcagtcatgtccgactctgtgcgaccccacagacggcagccaaccaggcttcccgtccctgggattctccaggcaagaacactggagtgggttgccatttccttctccaatgcatgaaagtgaaaagtgaaagggaagtcgctcagtcgtgtctgactcttagcgaccccatgcactgcagcccaccaggctcctccgtccatgggattttctaggtaaaagtactggagtggggtgccattgccttctccacactaacATATTAAGACTTGTATTAGCATATTAAGTGctattccagattaaaaaaatatcagcAGCCAGTTGTTAACtaatgtgtatgcatatgtaagTTGTACCCTCTTCATAATTAGGCTCTTGATATGGAGTCTCTCTTTGTTAAACCATATTACAGTGATGAGAAGTAGATGTTAAACTTGACAAAAAGTTGGTTTGAAATCTAAACACTTAACTGCAGGTGTCATGCAAGCTGTGTAATCATGGGCAAGTCACTGaaccactctgtgcctcagtttccagaaCAGGAAAAGGATTAATTATACCTGAGTGTTCTTATAGGTAGAAGTGCtattcagatataaagaacatgATTATTCAGATTAAATCATACTTAGGAATTGGCATTTGGATGGAACTATGTTATCTCAGAAACAGGAGTATCCTATTAGGAAAAAACCCTACAATATTTTAGTCCTttatgtgtgttcagttcagttcagttcagtcgctcagtcgtgtccaactctttgcgaccccatgaatcgcagcactccaggcctccctgtccatcaccaaatcccggagttcactcagactcacgtccatcgactcggtgatgccatccagccatctcatcctctgtcgtccccttctcctcctgcccccaatccctcccagcatcagagtcttttccaatagtcaactcttcgcacgaggtggccaaagtactggagtttcagcctcagcatcattccctcctaagaaatcccagggctgatctccttcagaatggactggttgcatctccttgcagtccaagggactctcaagagtcttctccaacaccacagctcaaaagcatcaattcttcggcactcagctttcttcacagtccaactctcacatccatacatgaccactggaaaaaccatagccttgactagacggacctttgttggcgaagtaatgtctctgcttttgaatgtgctatctaggttggtcataacttttcttccaagcagcaagtgtcttttaatttcatggcttcaatcaccatatgcagtgattttggagccccccaaaataaagtctgacactgtttccactgtttccccatctatttgccatgaagtgatgggaccagatgccatgatcttcgttttctgaatgtggagctttaagccaactttttcactctccactttcactttcatcaagaggcttttgagttcctcttcactttctgccataagggtggtgtcatctgcatatctgaggttattgatatttctcccacaatcttgattccagcttgtgcttcttccagcccactttATGTGTGTACCATATAGTAAATTGTAATATATGAAATTAGTTTCTAGGAAACTTATTCTTCATTACTATGATCCTCTGATGCAGATCAATCTACTGCTAAATTGTTAAAGATTAGCATTTTCTGTGCTAAAGTTTGTGTAGCATTTAATTATCCAGAGCTGAAAATGTTTTAGGCTCATTCATACACAGACTTATCActtactaaattttatttattgtggtaAATTATGCATAACATAAAACTGACAATTAGTGATCATCGGTAGATTAACAagattgtgcaaccatcaccattatctaCTTCTGGAATATTTTCACTACCCAATGGCAAACCCTGTGTGCATTAAGGAGTCACaccccagtctcctccatcctcaGGCCCCATACCAGGTTTGGTTTATACATTCATTAGTTGATAAACACTTaggctatttccaattttttttttttttttggctgtggtggataAAGCAGCTATGAGCGTTTGTGTATAAattttttgtgtggatgtaagttttcatttctcttggatatatacccagaatatGTATGTTCTCCTATGGCTGCcacattttatattcctaccaaaacACTGCTCCTACCCCCCATCCCCATTTCAAGAACTGTTTCACCAGGAAGTAGAGTGTCCCCTGAGCTCCCAACCTGCATATATACCCGAACACAGCTGCTAATTACTCATGGCAACCTGCAGAAGAGTAAAATAGCAAATGGCCAAAGCACTAGGTGTCAGGCATTGTTATGAATGCCGTGTATGTTCTCACACAGCTTTTAAACCTAAATAACATGTGTAAACCTGGCTTCCTCCTTTCTAGCCTCACTAGGAAAAAAGTTTCTTGGACACTCCCTTATCAGAAATTGCACATTCCCAAATGAAACTGCTTCCATTCACTTAAAACATGGAAAAGATGTTTAAGCAATAGGAACTGGATCTTTAGAGAAATAAGTCATGGAAAGCAGACATACAGAGAATGatacaaatacatatttcttccCCAAAAGCTTTCAAAGTTTTCATTAAGTCAACAGCTGAATTCTAGCATTTAGTCAGTTTACCACTTGGCAGCATTTTAGTTGTCTTAGCTCTCTGATGATACAAGAGATCTTGGTGGTCAGGTGAGGAGGACAAGAAAGTGTGTCAAGTGCGTGTGAGGAGGGCCCAGTGTGCGCACGAGACTGAGATACGGGGTATGGTTGTTCCAAATGGCAGTTGTGAATGTTTCATGGCACTGGCGAACCCGGGACTGTCAACTTGGGATAGTCACATTCCCCATCCTCACTCCAGTCTAAGAATGTAATTGGAAAACTGACCTGTACTCCATGGAATCGTAGACCCTTCTACACACACCAAATAAGATTATTTGTACACAGCAATTCAGGCAACCTACTATTTGATGACACAATTAATGTTATGTGTataattaagtcccattttaaAGGGAATTAATTTGGGAGTATAAAGTcagtttttcaaatataattgtACTTTTTCAAGAAAGATAATCGGGAttggattgagggcaggatattGGTGAGGGGTCCTAGAGTCTTGCTCTCATGATCCTCCTTCCTCATACAAGGATACCATGAACACAAGAGGATCTGGCTTCCCAAGGAGCTCACATAGCCCATCTGAAAAACCACTGATCAAAACCAAAGGAAATCACTCCAGTCATTTCCACTATTTACTATCCATATGCATGCATTTGCACATGAAAACCTTTTTAGGAGGGAAAAGTACAAGGCATATgtgtcatttgttgttgtttatgtcactcagtcgtgtctgactcttcttgtgaccgcatggactgtagcccgccaggctcctctgtccatgggatttcctaggcagaatgctggagtgggttgccatttccacctccaggggatcttcctgacccagggattgagtggGCGGGTCTTccgcaagtctcctgcattacaggcagattcttgaccactgagccaccagggaagcccgtatgtGTCATTATGGTCAGTCAAGAAGTGAGTCACTGGCTTAATAGACAATCAGATTAAAATGTCCTCCTTTTGAACCCACGTAGATCCAGGACACCAAGCTGTAGGTCTCACCTGGAGGGGGCCACAAAGTTCACCGTGGGCCAGCCCAGGACAAAGGACTTTCTGGCAACGACGCCGGCTTCACCAGCCTTGTGTATACGGTTGTCAGTCCATGTGGTGCTCAGTGgtgttttatcttttatcttaaCGTTCTTTTTATACCTGGAAAGAACCAAATAATGCCTCTGTTAGTTTGTTTCTGAAACGTAATGGGAGCAGCTGTGTTCATGCTAAGATGGTGTTTCTTATTGCTGGAGGGCCAAGCATGCCTCCTTCATCTCTATTTCTCACTGTGGATGGCGTGGCTAGGCATTTGATAGACCTTTTCAAAAATACGTGTTCAGCGGAGGCTGGTCCAGGAAGTCCCTGAAAACACTTCCTTCATGGTGGGAATagacattttctgaatgttaagtaaTGAGTATAGACCATCCTTTATATCTTAGAGCTTTTTTAGAGAACCATTAACTCATTTATCAGtctcatatttattattatatattatattaaaaataaatcttatataaatgtaaatatttagcattttataattataataatataaatgtagaaaatatacaaatatgtttgtaattattataattagTTTATTATTCATTCATGTCTTGCATATGTCAAAAAGTATTGAGAGGCTGAACCAAAATACATGCATGATATATGGTTTATAAAAATAgttacactggagaaggaaatggcaacccactccagtattcttgcctggaaaagtccatggacagaggagcctggcaggctgcagtccatggggttacatgactgagcatgtgtgtatgagggtggagggtcacgggttggtagcaataaactggtagaactaaaaaaaataaaaataaaaatagttacacAACTATTTCCTTAacagagaccaaataataataataataataaaggctaGACTAGagagatttaaaatacattttcaactttaattttttaaacaagatgttttattttctagcataggttattttaaatttcctttcgTAAATTTTGTTCATAACATTTTCTCTTATAGGTAAAAACCGAAAAATTGTTAGCATACAAATTGAACCCCAACTTAAAACTCAatcaatcagtcagtcagtcaaccTCAGATCAGTGGCCAGGATGTCTTCTGCATAGATGAGAGACATCTTTCCCATTTACCTCTGGGGAGTCAGAAGGTCACCAATGAATCTGCTCTCTGACAGTTTCTGCTGATTCTCTTTTGACTTCTAACATGGAAACCACCATATCTCTTGGTTAATTCACAAATTTAACTCTTGGCGGGCCTGAGATTTAGATAGCTACAAGCCCTATGAAAGATGCCGAGGTAACTGGGGTGCACAGCTCTGGAACTTCTACAATTCAGAACCACATGTAGACACACTAAATGTAGAATGAGATCCGAGATACCTCGTGTGCAGAAATGCCTTTGATTCTTCTGGTTCAGGGAACAGTTAAAGCTCCAACTCTTCAATGGGacttatgaaatgaaaataattttgcagGGAGCCCACTTGAAGGATAATCTTGATTCAGTGGGCACTATGAATATAAATATGATGGAAATCTGCTTTGCAATACAAGGTGGGTTTTTTCTACATCTGATTTCAACATTTTTACCCTGTGCCTGTGTATTTGAAGATTTTATGAAACACaattatcaaataaaattatttttctatatagtaactctaaaagcattttcaaattaaaaatatatgcccaatgggaaagagggcttccctgataggtggtaaagaatccacctgcaatgcaggacacacccgctcgattcctgggttgggaagatcctctggagaagggaaaggctactcactccagtatctggcctggagaattccatggactgtatactccatggggtcgcaaagagtaggacacgactgagcgactttcagttaaTGGGAAAGAGAGATGCCTATCTGCTGggttttataggtttttttttctcatgtagaTGTCTAAGTGTGTTGACACCCAAGGTACTGTGTGGAACCGTCCAAATACACTGACCTGGGAAAAGGCATTTCAATAATTCTCttcttagtgaagtgaagtgccAAGATCATTCACTCCCTTGAAACCAAATCAAGGAGTTATCCAAAAGCCCAGAGCATGGTTTGCATTCTTCAGTAACACTGAGTATTTACCATATAGTGAGCATTGTTCTAAgacttttataaacatttttttcatttaatggtCAACTACACCAAGTAGTCTTTAGTAGCTCCATtttaggagaaagcaatggcaccccactccagtactcttgcctggaaaatcccatgggcggagtagcctggtaggctgcagtccatggagtcggtaagagtcggacatgactgagtgacttcactttcacttttgactttcatgcattagagaaggaaatggcaacccactccagtattcttgcctggagaatcccagggacgggggagcctggtgggctgccatctatggggttgcacagagtcggacacgactgaatcgacttagcagcagcagctccattttacaggtgaggttaAGTCAATTTCCCAAAGCaacagaaccaggatttgaactcagacagCCTAAATCACGAGCCTGTGCTCCTACCCACTTGGCCTCCATCGGTGTGGACCTCAGCTTCCCTGAGgtacccttctcctctttcctatcCTCAGCCTCAACTCTTCTCCAGGAGCCACCAGGCTTTCTGACGGGATTGTTCTTTAATTTGCAGACTGACATGATAAATCTCATGACACTATACCAACAAAGCTAGATGCCAGCTTGGAAATGTTTAAGACAACAAAACTTTATACTGCAGTGGATTCTCCTAGGGTCTCATTGTATTTCTTCAGCCTTAGTCATGACTTAATGAGATTCTCTCACAAGTTAGAACGAATCTAATATAAAATGactgaaggatgagaaggaagaggaggactacatttaaaatttttattgtgtatCCCTTACTACGGATTCCCACACCCCTCTCCTttcctgtttgttgttgttcttcagttgctaagtcatgtcagactgtttgcaaccccatggactacagaatgccaggctcccctgaccttaCTATCCcgcgagtttgctcagattcaagtccattgagacagtgaggCTATATAACCATCTCTAACTCTGCCCTTCTCCTCATACTGGAAGGTAAGCCCCAATGGTTTGTGGAGTTTCTGGGATTCTAGGCAGACTTCCCCTATTCCAACACAAGACTGTTCCTTTAGATGCTTGGAAATAGAGATTGTGGTATGGTGTGTAACTGTCTGCTGTTTCACTGGTAAGTTAATAGTAAATTATCTTTTGATCTAAAtaacattcattttttattgtttctgtatTCTGTAACAACTAAATGTGAGGATAGTGATGTCTAAAAGTGGTGTTGGCTATGTATGGTCCCTTCCTATTTGTTAATTCTTCATAGGCCTCTGCTAGTATTAATATCGTAATATTTATAAAGTAGATcctgttataaaaaataaaagtaatcattTTATTTGAAAGATAGCTTATTAGCATTCTAATGAATATCAAAATGATGTTGAAAAATTCATGAGATTAATTCTTGAGAACAGATGTTTCTAATGTTTGTAATATGGgaaaaaatgactaaaaaaaatctcaaaataattttaattgaataTTAACATCCCACAATTGGAGAAATATAATTTCtctgtgaagaaataaatatttaaatcccCCTTATTATTACCTAGAAACTAAAATGTACTTATTCTCATCAAATGCATAGGGAGAAGTTAGTAAACCATTTATTccatttgtgttaatttctatggCATCAGCCTCAAGATGAGTGAGTTTTCCACTGAAGTCTGAAGGTGAGCTGAGGCAATAGGGAACCTCAGTGTCCCCACCTCTTCTTATGGCTAAGTGGCAAAACTAGGTGCTACACTCAGATTATTAATTTGAACAGATTGATTCAAGGCAGGATACAATATTCCATCTAAGAATGAGGCATGACAGGAAGAGATGTGTTTGTTATCACGGGAGGTGATTTCTTTTTAGTTAtttccttctgaaaaaaaaaattttatattaataataatcatgAATACACCTAAATGTTACTGTGGGAATGATCTTCTAGGTCTTTTTCCAAAACTTGTGTGAAGAACAAGGACTCAGTGCTGTGGTTACTGCAGTGGGGGAACTGTGTCCCCCGCCCCTCCTGGCTGCTAAAGTCCTTAATACAGTGACGCCCTCCCTGCAAATGAGACTATATTTGGAAAATGAGCTTTGGAGGATGTCATGGAGGCTAATGAGGTCATAAAGGGTAAGATTCAAATCCAGTAGGATGGTGGGCTTATTGGCACCAAGGAAATGCCTTGTGAGCACACaatgagaagacagccatctgcaaggcaggaagagagctctcactaGAGCCTCATCATACAGGTACCTTATTgtggatttccagcctccagaactataagggAACACATTTCTTTTGTTAAGCCACCAAGTCTATGGTGTTAGTTGCATCTATGTTGAGGGTTGGGAGGAAAGTGCACCCCGCTGGTTCTGTCTCCAACATATATTCCACATCTGTGTGGCTGAATCTTTTGTTTTTACCACCAACCCCAGGGTGAAGTCCTTGATACTGTTCACAGGACTGTTGCCTCCCTAACtagtctccctgcttccaccctTGCTTACTCCAAAATCTCTCGTCTTCCGATAGCCAGAAAGCTTTGCTAAAAAGTATATGTCAGATATGGTTACTATCCTAGTTAAACACCTTTCAGCATGTATTTTAACCCCTTACTGTGGCCTGTGGGGACCCTGTGTGGCTGGACCCCTGACTACAGTGTTATATCTAATGTCATGCCCCTTACTTTAGGCTCCGGTCACATTGGCCTTCCCAGAACTACCCCATCCACGGGGCCCAGCTGCACCCAGTCAAAGCCTGCTGCTCCCTCAGCCTCGAAGGCTCAGCCGCCTTGGCTGAGATTGGAGGCTGCTTCTCAAGCCACAGGTCTAGCTTAGAGGCTGGCTTCTTGAGAGGTCCTGCTGAACAACCCCTTTCAAATATGGTCCCATCGTCTTCATGGTCCCCTTCATGATGCTCATGGTATCTACCTTGTATCACAAGCACGACGCAATCTCTCCTTTCCCCCTCTCCTTTTTTTATCATCTAAGTCACAGAGAAGAGAGACCTTGCCTGTCATATTTTCCTCAAGGTTAGCAGAGGTGCCATTTTATACTAGTTAGGAAAGCATGTAATATGTACTCACATGGTATTAGACGTAGGCAACGCATCACTAAATGAGGAGAGGTAccgcttctgcttcctccagccgcTTTTGAGTTCTGCGGGGCTGTGGATCAGCAGGGTACCGTTGGCTCCCTCGGATGATGAAGTACTCTCCCTCTTGGTGGCCACCTCAACGGAAGGGCTTCTGAAAAACATCAAACACCACAGAACAACGAGTCACTGGTCAGATATACGATGGGGTTTATGTTAAATGTCAAGATCGACACAACTTTAAAAAGAAGCCTCAGTCTCCCAAACAGGGCTTCACAGCTCAAATCCAGGAATCAGCAAGCTATAGAAAGTTACTGAGAGAAATGAGGTCACTCGGGCAGTTGATGCGGACAGGCGACAAGTTCAAGGACAAAGCCCTTGGGCATGCGGACTCTTAGAGGCAGGGAACAGAGAAAGGAGCGGAGCTGGTCATGAACTCTTAGGAAGAGGAGAACCAAGAGGCCAAAGGTAGAGACGATGGCAGGAAGGCAAAAACAGACAACGTTAAAAACCCAATAACCACACAAAATAGGATAATGTGTGGCCTATTAGAGATAAAAAGATATGGAGATCTGCCAAGAAGTAATTACAACTTGGTTTCATGATGGTCTAAAATTTTAGATAACCGAGGATTCTGGAAAACTGACTTCAATCATATCTAAATCAATATTCAAATTTTGGGGAAAATTCTCTAAGATCAGCGAAATAATACTGGAAACATCAAAAAAGTTTCTAAATACTAGGCAGTGCCTAGTTATTCGTTGATTGAGCTAAGGTCTCATAGAACTGCCTCATCAAAACAAATACGTTACACTGAACATAAAGATCCTTTGATAAATAGAGCAGATATTTTCATAGATCTACAGAAAATTCTAGGCTTGAAGCCAAGAAAATGTCCCCCTACACCCTGGCCCACCCTGAAGATGTAAAGCTGCTCACTTGTGTTCCGCAGTATGAATCTTAGGAACGCCAGTAGCTTTTCATGAAACCCATGCTGAAGTTAAAAATTAGTTCATGTcttagaagaaacaaaataaaattcactgtGAACACCAGTTTGttttgatgataaaaaaaaatagtatattaaaGGATTACCTGATGTGGTAAAACCTTGAATGACAACCAATAAGTTCAAAGTGCGTTTTGATTGCCGTGAAAATCCTTTTTTCTCCCAATTCTCGGCACTGAAAGCTGAGTGTGTCTACAATACTCGGCAGAGTACTGTGAACAAACCCATGAAGCCTGAGGATTCTGTAGTAGTCCAGGTCACTGGCCATTATGATGTCAACATTGTGAGGCTCATGCCATAGCTGACAAGCTTTAATGTTTGTTTCCCTGACTTTACACCTATCTTTCAatgtttttggagaagggaatggcaacccactccagtattcttgcctggagaatcccatggacagaggagcctgctgggctacagtccatggggtcgcaaagagctggacatgactgagcgactgacgctttgatttttcttaattaatatttttactttgaaataactCTAGGTTCACACACAGTTGCAAGAAATAACACAGAGTCTATAACCTTTTACCAGTTTTCCGCGATGGTAGTATCTCTCTATAGTACAATATAACTAGGATATTAACATTGAAACGGTCAAGATACAGCACGTTTCCATCACCTCAGTGATCCTTTACAGCCACACAGACTCCCCTCCACTTCTGCCACCTCTTTAATCCCTGCAGCCACtaagttttctcctttatttttgccCTTTCGAGAACGTTATATCAACGGGATCATACAGGATGTAACATTTTGGGATTTGCTCCCGTTTTGCTCCCTGCTCAGCATAAATGGAGATTCATCTAGACTGTTGCAGGTATTAATAGTTCA harbors:
- the LOC129640857 gene encoding rho GTPase-activating protein 20-like — encoded protein: MASDLDYYRILRLHGFVHSTLPSIVDTLSFQCRELGEKRIFTAIKTHFELIGCHSRFYHIRSPSVEVATKRESTSSSEGANGTLLIHSPAELKSGWRKQKRYLSSFSDALPTSNTMYKKNVKIKDKTPLSTTWTDNRIHKAGEAGVVARKSFVLGWPTVNFVAPSRYVNLAKEKDQSESIPLQIFTEDIKNSACSVTVTVTNSDTVNDVINMSLSKLGITGSEKDYQLWISSAEKKTSYPLTGTGLLQQELEGSTSASALQEAFLEGPQEIQDQFILKPRHSARNQARNQRGKGEPLPFLQVASLGSCLYS